The following are from one region of the Nymphaea colorata isolate Beijing-Zhang1983 chromosome 7, ASM883128v2, whole genome shotgun sequence genome:
- the LOC126410253 gene encoding uncharacterized protein LOC126410253: MGRGILPTPPGMNTTSATSRRVSTCFYCNKRGHVKSECWHNPQNKNNQVKRENKAAVGSASSSSGSNQTSNVSADVQQLLMTALSKLHLKQNEQGEWYVDSGAAAHVTGDAGCSNQEDIR; encoded by the coding sequence atgggaagagggattcttcCAACACCACCGGGCATGAATACTActtctgccacatctagaagggtttcgacttgtttctattgcaacaagagggggcatgtaaagtcagaatgttggcacaatccgcagaacaaaaataatcaagttaaacgtgagaacaaggcagcagtagggtcagcttcatcatcatctggctcAAATCAGACatctaatgtttcagcagacgtgcaacagctcctcatgacagccctgtctaagcttcatttgaaacaaaacgagcaaggagaatggtatgtggactctggagcagcagctcatgttactggtgacgcag